The nucleotide sequence GCCTACCGGTAATCTCAAGGATTTTGATTATATATATGATAGGATTGCCCCTAGAATAGGATTTACTTGAAAACTCATTGATAAATTCAACATTTTTATGCTCCTGCCTATGGATAATCCCTTTTATGCCTTCTACAAAGGTATGAAGTTTCTCTTTGGCCTTTTCGCCATTAAGCTCTTCAAATTCGCCAAGGACAAGGGCGGATTCCCAATTCACCATGGATTGGATTTCTTCCACTACCAGGGAAACGGATGAATTTTTTCTCAATGCATTCACTTTATGACCTTCCGTGGTGTAGCTTATGAGAGTATTGTCCTCAGGGTCGAAATAGTACGTTATGGGTACTACATAGGGTTTTCCGTCTGAGATATACGCCAGATGGCCGGTGTAATTTTTTCTAAGGATACTGGTACTTTCACTAACTGAGATTTCATTCATAAATGGGGTGTTTTATAAGTATTAAGGTTTGAATGATGGGGCTTCTATTTTATTGGAAGGGAACTTCATGTTTAAGTTAAGCTAATTATTTAATTCAGCCATTTGTTTTTCAATTATTTAGCTAGGTCTTATCCGTTTGTATGCGGGCAAATCGGTTAACAGGGGTGAAGGTATTACAGTATTAAAAAACGCCATATGATTTATGTCATATCATCATGGGGCGATCAAAAGAGTATAGCTTCTATACGTCTTTACTAGGTGTTTACTGTAATTACGCAATTATTCTTTTTGATTCTTTTCCTGTTGCTTTTCCTGCTTTTTGAAATAGCCACGGGTCAAAAAATTATGTTTTAAGGCTTCCATGTTTTCGTTGAATTTGACCAGCCCCTCATCTACGTTCTTTACGGAGTTTTGAAGCTGGTGTACCAAGGTGGTATCCGTTGCCAAATAGTTTATGGCCCCTTTGCCTTTGT is from Zobellia galactanivorans and encodes:
- a CDS encoding pyridoxamine 5'-phosphate oxidase family protein, with protein sequence MNEISVSESTSILRKNYTGHLAYISDGKPYVVPITYYFDPEDNTLISYTTEGHKVNALRKNSSVSLVVEEIQSMVNWESALVLGEFEELNGEKAKEKLHTFVEGIKGIIHRQEHKNVEFINEFSSKSYSRGNPIIYIIKILEITGRRRET